A single window of Arcobacter venerupis DNA harbors:
- a CDS encoding NifU family protein: MMPFTDEDLKDPVSSIIKNKIAPMLARDGGAIELLEIKNAKVFVQLKGACVGCSASGSTLKYIVEKELKSAIHPELEIVNVPEGMENKLEEF; the protein is encoded by the coding sequence ATGATGCCATTTACAGATGAAGATTTAAAAGATCCTGTAAGTTCAATTATAAAAAATAAAATTGCCCCAATGCTTGCACGAGATGGTGGAGCAATTGAACTATTAGAGATTAAAAATGCTAAGGTTTTTGTGCAATTAAAAGGTGCTTGTGTTGGATGTAGTGCAAGTGGTAGTACTTTAAAATATATAGTTGAAAAAGAGTTAAAATCAGCGATTCATCCAGAATTAGAAATAGTTAATGTACCAGAAGGTATGGAAAATAAATTAGAGGAATTTTAA
- a CDS encoding UDP-N-acetylmuramoyl-L-alanyl-D-glutamate--2,6-diaminopimelate ligase, which yields MQLIINNKVYTDNSNEADENSVFVVSKQNEKFKDSAIANGCKEIITANELKNHLDMSSIKVIGITGTNGKTTTAAAIYSILLDLGYKVALQGTRGFFINDERVEDYSLTTPVQLGNFAHIQQAINNACDFFVMEVSSHAIEQKRIEGLEFALKIHTNITRDHLDYHKTIDEYIRVKNSFFEDDSKKLINKDDNVVKYNSTNGFAYSLDEPSTYKVTAYSFKNGTHVMFSHFGKMHSFSSNMMGIFNVYNLMAAVAAVHITTQKPLDEICEALEGFAGVSGRMETVSINPLVIVDFAHTPDGMKEVLQSFPEKEIICVFGAGGDRDKLKRPLMGQIAAMYSKYIIVTSDNPRFEDPDLIIQDILAGIKNHANVQIEINRKEAIKKAIAMANENSVILVLGKGDEATQIIYDKKFPFSDKEEILKHIK from the coding sequence TTGCAACTAATCATAAATAATAAAGTTTATACAGATAATTCAAATGAAGCAGATGAAAATTCTGTTTTTGTTGTTTCAAAACAAAATGAAAAATTCAAAGATAGTGCAATCGCAAATGGTTGTAAAGAGATAATAACAGCAAATGAATTAAAAAATCATTTAGATATGTCAAGTATCAAAGTAATTGGAATAACAGGAACAAATGGGAAAACAACAACTGCAGCTGCTATTTATTCAATATTACTTGATTTAGGATATAAAGTTGCTCTTCAAGGAACACGTGGATTTTTCATCAATGATGAAAGAGTTGAAGATTACTCTTTAACCACTCCTGTTCAACTTGGAAATTTTGCTCATATTCAGCAAGCTATAAATAATGCTTGTGATTTTTTTGTTATGGAAGTTAGTTCCCATGCAATTGAGCAAAAAAGAATTGAGGGTTTAGAATTTGCTCTTAAAATTCATACAAATATAACAAGAGATCATCTTGATTATCACAAAACTATTGATGAATACATTAGAGTTAAAAACTCTTTTTTTGAAGATGATAGTAAAAAGTTAATAAATAAAGATGACAATGTAGTTAAATACAATAGCACGAATGGTTTTGCTTACTCTTTAGATGAACCATCAACTTACAAAGTAACTGCATACTCTTTTAAAAATGGTACTCATGTTATGTTTTCACATTTTGGGAAAATGCACTCTTTTTCATCAAATATGATGGGAATTTTTAATGTTTACAATTTAATGGCAGCAGTTGCAGCTGTTCATATTACAACACAAAAACCACTTGATGAGATTTGTGAAGCACTAGAGGGATTTGCAGGTGTTAGTGGAAGAATGGAAACGGTTTCTATTAATCCTTTAGTAATTGTAGATTTTGCACATACACCTGATGGAATGAAAGAGGTTTTACAAAGTTTCCCTGAAAAAGAAATTATTTGTGTATTTGGTGCAGGTGGAGATAGGGATAAATTAAAACGTCCATTGATGGGACAAATAGCTGCCATGTACTCAAAATATATAATTGTAACTAGTGATAATCCAAGGTTTGAGGACCCTGATTTAATTATTCAAGATATTTTAGCTGGAATAAAAAATCATGCAAATGTTCAAATTGAAATAAATAGAAAAGAAGCTATTAAAAAAGCCATTGCAATGGCAAATGAAAATTCTGTTATTTTAGTTCTTGGAAAAGGTGATGAAGCTACTCAAATTATTTATGATAAAAAATTCCCTTTTTCTGATAAAGAAGAGATTTTAAAACACATAAAATAA
- the rpsB gene encoding 30S ribosomal protein S2, which produces MVTMKDLLECGVHFGHQTRRWNPKMKKFIFGVRKNIYIIDLQKTLRYFRYTYNVVKDRAATGQTMIFVGTKKQASEAIKKAAISCGMPYVNHRWLGGMLTNFGTIKKSIRKLEIIKKMREEGQLDLLTKKEALMLSRKEEKLELYLGGIKEMHKLPDMMFVLDAVKEKIAIQEARRLGITVVAPLDTNCDPDVVDLPIPGNDDAIRSIHLFCNEMAAAMNEGKAVLADEIGGDIEPVSQEETEALIAEAVSEGENEIVETEEV; this is translated from the coding sequence ATGGTAACAATGAAAGACCTATTAGAGTGTGGTGTACACTTCGGACACCAAACAAGAAGATGGAATCCAAAAATGAAAAAATTCATTTTCGGTGTTAGAAAAAATATCTATATTATAGATTTACAAAAAACATTAAGATATTTCAGATATACATATAATGTTGTTAAAGATAGAGCAGCTACTGGTCAAACAATGATTTTTGTTGGTACAAAAAAACAAGCTAGCGAAGCTATTAAAAAAGCTGCAATTTCTTGTGGAATGCCATATGTTAATCATAGATGGTTAGGTGGAATGTTAACTAACTTTGGAACAATCAAAAAATCAATTAGAAAATTAGAAATTATTAAAAAAATGAGAGAAGAAGGTCAATTAGATCTTTTAACTAAAAAAGAAGCATTAATGCTTTCTAGAAAAGAAGAAAAATTAGAATTATACCTTGGTGGTATCAAAGAAATGCACAAACTTCCAGATATGATGTTTGTTCTTGATGCTGTTAAAGAAAAAATTGCTATTCAAGAAGCTAGAAGATTAGGAATTACAGTTGTTGCTCCTTTAGATACAAATTGTGATCCTGATGTTGTAGATTTACCAATTCCTGGAAATGATGATGCAATCAGATCAATTCATTTATTTTGTAATGAAATGGCTGCTGCTATGAATGAAGGAAAAGCTGTATTAGCTGACGAAATTGGTGGAGATATTGAACCAGTATCACAAGAAGAAACTGAAGCGTTAATTGCTGAAGCTGTTTCTGAAGGTGAAAACGAAATCGTTGAAACTGAGGAAGTATAA
- the tsf gene encoding translation elongation factor Ts, with protein MAGATPKLIKELREMTGAGMLDCKNALNETDGDLEKAVQALREAGLGKAAKKAGNVAAEGVVAVKVNADNTIATMLELNAQTDFVAKNENFLNLTQEILSHAQANNIVDAETLVASTINGMAFSEFLNGKIATIGENLVARKLVSVSGTVVNGYVHTNGRVGVLLAATCDEAAKDKTSALLKSLAMHASAMKPTVISYTDLDPEFVDSENRAIVAEIIADNDELKRLGKPLKNIPDFVSRSQLTESAIANAKAAFEAELKEQGKPEKIWANIIPGKIERYITDNTQLDGRFALLSQAYVMNDKLTVEQAIAEVDASIKITEYIRFELGEGIEKVEEDFAAEVAKQMGK; from the coding sequence ATGGCTGGTGCAACTCCAAAATTAATTAAAGAACTAAGAGAAATGACTGGTGCAGGTATGCTTGATTGCAAAAATGCACTTAACGAAACTGATGGCGATTTAGAAAAAGCAGTTCAAGCTTTAAGAGAAGCTGGACTTGGGAAAGCTGCTAAAAAAGCTGGAAATGTTGCTGCTGAAGGTGTTGTTGCTGTTAAAGTTAACGCTGATAATACAATAGCTACAATGTTAGAGTTAAATGCACAAACAGATTTCGTTGCTAAAAATGAAAATTTCCTTAATTTAACGCAAGAGATTTTATCTCATGCTCAAGCTAATAATATTGTTGATGCTGAAACTTTAGTTGCATCTACTATTAATGGAATGGCTTTCTCAGAGTTTTTAAATGGTAAAATCGCTACAATCGGTGAAAACTTAGTTGCAAGAAAATTAGTTTCTGTATCTGGTACAGTTGTAAATGGTTATGTTCATACAAATGGTAGAGTTGGAGTTTTATTAGCTGCAACTTGTGATGAAGCAGCTAAAGATAAAACTTCTGCTTTATTAAAATCATTAGCAATGCATGCATCTGCAATGAAGCCAACTGTTATTTCTTATACTGATTTAGATCCTGAATTTGTAGATTCTGAAAACAGAGCAATCGTTGCAGAAATCATAGCTGATAACGATGAGTTAAAAAGATTAGGAAAACCATTAAAAAATATTCCTGATTTTGTTTCTAGATCTCAATTAACAGAGTCTGCAATTGCTAATGCAAAAGCTGCTTTTGAAGCTGAATTAAAAGAACAAGGTAAACCAGAAAAAATTTGGGCTAATATTATCCCTGGAAAAATCGAAAGATATATTACAGATAATACTCAATTAGACGGTAGATTTGCTTTATTATCTCAAGCTTATGTAATGAATGATAAATTAACTGTTGAGCAAGCAATTGCTGAAGTTGATGCATCAATCAAAATTACTGAGTACATTAGATTTGAACTTGGTGAAGGTATTGAAAAAGTAGAAGAAGATTTCGCAGCTGAAGTTGCAAAACAAATGGGAAAATAA
- a CDS encoding ABC transporter ATP-binding protein, with amino-acid sequence MSEANKMEALIADDFLLQAKNLSHKFDYELFNNINLSLSKKESIAIIGTSGSGKSTLLNILSSLLKPSTGTVVFKSKDMYSLNQNQLLKIRREDFGIIFQAHYLFRGFSAIENLEIATLLSGEDIDKNLLKELNIDYVINQGVGELSGGQQQRLSIARVMTKKPRIIFADEPTGNLDKDTANIVMNTLFKYIKNNDAGLILVTHEHELAMKCDKVYKLQDLVLQEIK; translated from the coding sequence ATGAGTGAAGCTAATAAAATGGAGGCACTCATTGCAGATGACTTTTTACTACAAGCTAAAAACTTATCTCATAAATTTGATTATGAGCTTTTTAATAATATAAACTTATCTCTATCTAAAAAAGAATCAATTGCAATTATAGGTACAAGTGGAAGTGGAAAATCAACACTTTTAAATATTTTGTCTTCTCTTTTAAAACCATCAACAGGTACTGTTGTTTTTAAAAGTAAAGATATGTATTCTTTAAATCAGAATCAATTATTAAAAATTAGAAGAGAAGATTTTGGAATAATTTTTCAAGCTCACTATCTATTCCGTGGATTTTCTGCTATTGAAAATCTCGAAATTGCTACACTTTTAAGTGGTGAGGATATTGACAAAAATCTATTAAAAGAGTTAAATATAGATTACGTAATAAATCAAGGTGTAGGTGAATTAAGTGGTGGTCAACAACAAAGACTTTCAATAGCAAGAGTTATGACAAAAAAACCAAGAATTATTTTCGCTGATGAACCAACTGGAAATTTAGATAAAGATACTGCAAATATTGTAATGAATACCTTATTTAAATATATAAAAAATAATGATGCTGGTTTAATACTCGTAACACATGAGCATGAGTTAGCTATGAAATGTGATAAAGTTTATAAGTTACAAGATTTAGTATTGCAGGAGATAAAGTGA